Proteins co-encoded in one Brassica oleracea var. oleracea cultivar TO1000 chromosome C4, BOL, whole genome shotgun sequence genomic window:
- the LOC106338494 gene encoding uncharacterized protein LOC106338494 has translation MESLLSTFYRGVLPKFRSQLDTASNGFFLGRSEADALELVENMAKSDSVYSDEHDRSNKCSGGDDTNTKRELKALQEKMDMLLLDRAKQEKVNFVGFPSKGNQSTQAQAGSSTSATQESSTDAMLRQIFESQTRSEKHIGYELKNLHTKVDGSYNDLNNKFSNLASNFKALENQFASMGCNSKRPMGSLPGTSEQIPKETMESITFRSGKQLPPRTLIRDNENQDGEMVINVDDDIVIVDEKTNEEILEKIVEAKGKGKVGEEKKVVNKNEAATSTKGASFITPPYEAKLPPFPGRFKRQLLEQYKALFEKQMSEVQITMPIINAFMLVPWYRKFLKDAVTKKKKEMEGMVVLTHECIAIIQCLTIPKKLEDPGSFTLPCAIGQLAFEKCLCDLGASVSLMSLSIAKRLGFTKYKKCRLSLVLADRLVKIPIGILEDLPVMVGNCEIPTDFMVLEMDEEPTDLLILGRPFLAMTGAVVNVN, from the exons ATGGAGAGTTTGCTTAGTACTTTCTACAGAGGTGTTTTGCCCAAGTTTAGAAGTCAGCTTGATACTGCTAGCAATGGTTTCTTCTTGGGAAGAAGTGAAGCAGATGCTTTGGAGCTTGTAGAGAACATGGCTAAGAGTGATTCAGTCTATAGTGATGAGCATGATAGAAGCAACAAATGCAGTGGAGGTGATGATACAAACACCAAGAGAGAGTTAAAGGCTCTTCAAGAAAAGATGGATATGCTTCTCTTGGATAGAGCTAAACAAGAGAAGGTGAACTTTGTTG GTTTCCCCTCCAAAGGAAATCAGTCTACACAAGCCCAAGCGGGATCTTCTACTTCTGCTACACAAGAGAGTAGCACTGATGCAATGCTGAGGCAGATTTTTGAATCCCAAACTAGAAGTGAGAAGCACATTGGATATGAGTTGAAAAACCTTCACACCAAAGTTGATGGAAGCTACAATGATCTCAACAACAAGTTCTCCAACCTTGCTTCTAACTTTAAGGCTTTGGAGAACCAGTTTGCCTCAATGGGTTGTAACTCAAAACGCCCTATGGGATCACTTCCCGGAACCTCTGAGCAAATCCCCAAGGAGACAATGGAATCCATCACCTTTAGGAGTGGTAAACAGTTGCCTCCTAGAACTCTCATTAGGGATAATGAGAACCAAGATGGGGAGATGGTCATCAATGTGGATGATGATATAGTTATTGTGGATGAGAAAACCAATGAAGAGATCTTGGAGAAAATAGTTGAAGCTAAAGGGAAAGGAAAAGTTGGAGAAGAGAAGAAGGTTGTGAACAAGAATGAAGCTGCTACTTCAACAAAAGGAGCTTCATTCATTACTCCTCCATATGAAGCAAAACTTCCTCCCTTCCCTGGTAGATTCAAGAGACAGCTTTTGGAGCAATACAAAGCATTGTTTGAGAAGCAAATGAGTGAGGTTCAGATCACCATGCCCATTATTAATGCCTTCATGCTAGTGCCTTGGTACAGAAAGTTCCTCAAGGATGCTGTAACCAAGAAGAAGAAAGAGATGGAAGGGATGGTAGTCCTCACCCATGAATGCATCGCCATTATACAGTGTTTAACCATCCCCAAGAAGCTTGAAGATCCAGGAAGCTTCACACTACCTTGTGCCATTGGGCAATTGGCTTTTGAGAAGTGTCTATGTGATTTGGGAGCAAGTGTGAGCCTTATGTCTCTCTCCATTGCTAAAAGGCTTGGGTTTACAAAATACAAGAAGTGTAGACTCTCTCTTGTGCTAGCTGATCGCTTAGTGAAGATTCCCATTGGTATACTAGAAGATCTCCCTGTTATGGTTGGAAATTGTGAGATTCCTACAGATTTTATGGTGTTGGAGATGGATGAAGAACCAACAGATCTTTTGATATTGGGGAGACCTTTCTTGGCTATGACAGGAGCTGTTGTGAATGTTAATTAA